One Ranitomeya imitator isolate aRanImi1 chromosome 1, aRanImi1.pri, whole genome shotgun sequence DNA window includes the following coding sequences:
- the LOC138667539 gene encoding olfactory receptor 6F1-like: MIHANETDFILVGFTLGSWEQRGVFLLFFILYVSSLFGNLLIIIAIWLDKCLHIPMYFFLSSLAFLDIWFISSTVPKLLAILASNNKIISISGCILQLYFYVSLGTIEFYLLAVMSVDRYVAISHPLRYHSIITNKVCLWLVCIAWVFGFISFIYPTVLMFGMSFCGPYEINHFFCDSSAIVKISCSDIYQFNIIFASFASGVILGSFFLCLISYCSIFFTIFMIPSTKGKIKAFSTCASHFTVVSLVYGSAIFIYVRPVESSSPDLNKIVALLNSVMTPVLNPFIYTLRNKQVQQVFSKIKLKIISNKIQLF; encoded by the coding sequence ATGATTCATGCCAACGAAACAGATTTTATCCTTGTTGGTTTTACACTGGGTTCTTGGGAACAGCGCGGCGTTTTCTTACTGTTTTTTATACtttatgtgtcatctctttttggAAACCTGTTAATTATTATTGCTATATGGTTGGACAAATGTCTTCATATTCCCATGTATTTTTTCCTCAGCAGCTTGGCTTTCTTAGACATTTGGTTCATATCATCTACGGTCCCTAAATTGCTCGCTATACTAGCATCAAACAATAAAATCATCTCTATATCAGGCTGTATCCTGCAGCTCTATTTCTACGTATCATTAGGGACTATAGAATTTTATCTTTTAGCTGTTATGTCAGTGGATCGTTATGTAGCAATTTCTCATCCATTGAGGTATCATTCAATCATTACCAACAAAGTCTGCCTTTGGTTAGTATGTATAGCTTGGGTATTTGGATTTATTTCTTTTATTTATCCTACAGTGTTAATGTTTGGTATGTCTTTCTGTGGTCCATATGAGATCAATCACTTCTTCTGCGATAGTTCGGCTATTGTAAAGATAAGTTGCTCTGATATATATCAGTTTAATATCATTTTTGCCAGTTTtgcctcaggtgtgattttgggttctttttttctctgtttaatTTCCTATTGTAGTATTTTCTTTACCATATTTATGATACCCTCCACCAAGGGAAAAATCAAAGCTTTCTCAACTTGCGCCTCTCATTTTACAGTTGTCTCATTAGTTTATGGCAGTGCAATCTTTATCTATGTGCGACCAGTTGAAAGTTCCTCTCCTGATCTTAACAAAATTGTTGCCCTTCTTAACAGCGTCATGACACCAGTACTTAATCCATTTATATACACTTTGCGGAATAAACAGGTCCAGCAAGTATTCAGCAAAATCAAGCTGAAGATCATTTCTAACAAAATTCAATTATTTTAA